One genomic region from Anaeromusa acidaminophila DSM 3853 encodes:
- the hypB gene encoding hydrogenase nickel incorporation protein HypB — MEIKVMSNILEKNEAVATRMRQRFAEKGILVLNLMGSPGCGKTTLLENTIAALKARLRVAVIEGDLFTDKDAMRIEQLHVPVIQINTEGGCHLEASMVEEAVNSLNLDELDLVLVENVGNLVCPAEFDIGEDAKIVVLSVTEGDDKPAKYPIAFNVSKAAVINKMDLLPHTSFDMELAEHDIKSANSDILLFKTSCRGGQTTGLSSWLNWVKDEVRRKKQQVKGE; from the coding sequence ATGGAAATCAAAGTTATGAGCAATATCTTGGAAAAAAATGAAGCCGTTGCGACCCGCATGCGGCAACGCTTTGCGGAAAAAGGTATTCTGGTGTTGAATTTGATGGGGTCTCCCGGCTGCGGCAAAACGACGCTGCTGGAAAATACCATTGCCGCCCTTAAGGCGCGTTTGCGCGTGGCGGTTATTGAAGGCGATTTATTTACCGATAAAGATGCTATGCGCATAGAACAGCTGCATGTGCCGGTAATTCAAATTAACACCGAAGGCGGCTGCCATTTGGAAGCGTCGATGGTGGAAGAGGCGGTTAATTCTCTTAACCTCGACGAACTGGACTTGGTGCTGGTGGAGAATGTGGGGAATTTAGTTTGCCCTGCGGAGTTTGATATCGGCGAAGATGCTAAGATCGTAGTTCTCAGCGTGACGGAAGGCGACGACAAACCGGCGAAATACCCGATTGCCTTTAATGTGTCGAAGGCGGCGGTTATTAATAAAATGGATTTATTGCCGCATACGTCGTTTGATATGGAACTGGCGGAGCATGATATTAAAAGCGCCAATAGCGACATCCTTCTTTTTAAAACCTCCTGCCGCGGCGGGCAAACAACCGGGTTGAGTTCTTGGCTCAATTGGGTCAAGGACGAAGTGCGCCGGAAAAAGCAGCAGGTCAAGGGGGAGTAG
- the alr gene encoding alanine racemase: MTRQAVWAEVDLGAIKENVRQIRSTLRTGVQFCAVVKADAYGHGAVPVAKAVLEAGADRLAVAMLQEAVELRQAGIEVPILILGYTPPEEAAQVVAQKVTAAVYSLETAQALSCAAQKLGCKAVVHLKVDTGMGRIGVQPEEAGSFAAQVAALPGIEVEGVFSHFATADCEDKSYAHEQFRRFQEALQNIDAYGVKVAVRHIANSAATLELPEYHLDMVRPGIILYGIWPSEEVKRSLPLRPAMSWKACVSHVKCIAPGSPVSYGCTYKASRETCIATLPVGYADGWTRLLAGKAAVSLGGLRAPIVGRICMDQCMVALPAESKIAVGETALLFGAAGPTVEEVAAWLGTIPYEIVCMVGKRVPRRYQA, from the coding sequence ATGACGCGCCAGGCGGTTTGGGCGGAAGTGGATTTGGGAGCTATCAAAGAGAATGTGCGGCAGATTCGCAGTACGTTACGCACGGGAGTGCAGTTTTGCGCCGTTGTGAAGGCTGATGCCTACGGGCATGGCGCTGTCCCTGTGGCAAAAGCAGTGCTGGAAGCCGGGGCGGATCGCCTGGCGGTAGCGATGCTACAAGAGGCGGTCGAATTGCGGCAGGCCGGTATTGAAGTTCCCATTCTGATTCTAGGCTATACGCCGCCGGAGGAAGCGGCGCAGGTCGTGGCGCAAAAGGTTACCGCCGCTGTATATTCGTTAGAAACAGCGCAGGCATTGTCGTGCGCTGCGCAAAAACTAGGCTGCAAGGCAGTGGTGCATCTGAAAGTCGATACCGGCATGGGACGCATCGGCGTTCAGCCGGAAGAAGCCGGATCTTTTGCGGCGCAAGTAGCTGCGCTTCCTGGCATTGAAGTGGAGGGCGTTTTTTCGCATTTTGCAACGGCGGATTGTGAAGATAAGAGCTACGCCCATGAGCAATTTCGGCGCTTTCAAGAGGCGCTGCAAAATATAGACGCTTACGGTGTCAAGGTAGCCGTCCGCCATATCGCTAACAGCGCGGCTACGCTGGAATTGCCGGAGTATCACTTGGATATGGTACGGCCGGGGATCATTCTGTATGGAATTTGGCCGTCGGAAGAAGTAAAGCGTTCCCTGCCGCTAAGACCGGCAATGTCCTGGAAAGCCTGCGTCAGTCATGTGAAGTGCATAGCGCCGGGAAGTCCCGTTAGCTACGGCTGCACCTATAAGGCCTCTCGGGAGACTTGCATTGCCACCTTGCCTGTAGGCTATGCGGATGGCTGGACGAGACTTTTAGCCGGCAAGGCGGCGGTTTCTTTAGGCGGGCTGAGGGCGCCGATAGTAGGGCGGATTTGTATGGACCAGTGCATGGTGGCCTTGCCCGCAGAGTCGAAGATAGCGGTCGGAGAAACCGCGCTGCTTTTTGGGGCGGCAGGGCCGACCGTGGAAGAAGTAGCCGCCTGGTTGGGGACGATCCCTTATGAAATTGTGTGCATGGTTGGGAAACGGGTGCCGAGACGCTATCAAGCTTGA
- a CDS encoding CheR family methyltransferase — MDQMEQDWEAFKQKFNAKAGIDLNYYKRAQMQRRITNLMTRHGHSSYTAFFSQLEKDPKAYKEFVEYITINVTEFFRTPEKFEELEKKVLADLLQRSPKLNIWSAGCSMGAEPYSLSMILADLTPNARHRILATDLDEEVLGKAREGKFSANEYKNISTHRASKYFTKEGDRYVVVPDIRSRVEFKKHNLLLDKFESGFDLILCRNVVIYFTEEAKDALYRRFLEALKPGGVLFVGGTEAILNFRDIGYQSYMPFFYQKPF, encoded by the coding sequence ATGGACCAAATGGAACAGGATTGGGAAGCGTTTAAACAGAAATTTAATGCCAAAGCCGGTATTGATTTGAATTATTACAAACGGGCGCAGATGCAACGGCGCATTACGAACTTGATGACTCGTCACGGTCATAGCAGCTATACCGCTTTTTTTTCTCAGTTGGAAAAAGATCCGAAAGCTTACAAAGAATTTGTTGAGTACATCACTATTAACGTGACGGAATTTTTTCGGACGCCGGAGAAGTTTGAGGAATTGGAGAAAAAGGTGCTCGCAGACTTGCTGCAGCGCAGTCCGAAACTCAATATCTGGAGCGCCGGTTGTTCTATGGGGGCGGAACCTTACTCGCTATCCATGATCTTAGCCGATTTAACGCCTAATGCGCGGCATCGCATTTTGGCAACGGATTTGGATGAAGAGGTGTTGGGTAAGGCCAGGGAAGGCAAGTTCAGCGCGAACGAATACAAGAATATTTCCACCCATCGAGCTTCTAAATATTTTACGAAAGAAGGCGACCGCTATGTAGTGGTCCCTGATATCCGTTCGAGAGTGGAATTTAAGAAACACAATTTGCTGCTGGATAAATTTGAGAGCGGCTTTGATCTTATTCTTTGCCGTAATGTAGTAATTTATTTTACGGAAGAAGCCAAGGACGCTCTATATCGACGTTTCCTAGAAGCGTTGAAGCCGGGCGGCGTTCTTTTCGTCGGCGGTACGGAAGCTATCTTGAATTTCCGCGACATCGGCTATCAAAGCTATATGCCTTTCTTCTACCAAAAGCCGTTTTAA
- a CDS encoding helicase-related protein, which translates to MSVKEMQALKKGYFVKEAGNVLGTGKIKDIRAGSVVVEFFSSPVSRQDVEIPFESLRPLGRLQPKTRCFVYIEALGRWYAGRVEQFDAASGEYQVKFPEGTLPGNLRMLPVPTEDVYVRWNRPLGDAVSMLAETLQETAFLRETRASFVRGLLEQRAATRGVTGLLSAKVQVVPEQIEAVWELVSGVSQRRVLAAPPGWGKTIAAGAVVRQFLLDDPAGKVLLVVPPLMVAFWEEMLRKHFYLQPNDPRLKLIAADRAVTAKDFVLKQRPGLVVFDDAQLVAADVLTKDEAAQRRYRFYAAVAQQAERVLLTTPLASQEQEALYWAMFHLVDRDAYPLEQLPEAAALWGKKAEPRLLEIGGVELPLGRQTGKVKVLQVAGEAAEELEETLEQWRLLMKKAMESDADLAQHRQLVEVLYLAFAECAGSSYKLLKELVGCRLGRQTPAQLEEELPKTWLHLCRKMPLLEGEEALLQRLDALTPDSDEAEPRLASLAAYIKTLPKARKVAIFTRFAATCQTVTEELSKLLGAKAVAQVHRAQTVREVQAAQVRFRDEASCQVLVLDPRGEDYCDLGHAQMVVHFDLPFDLRRLERRMSRVERRNRSETLQTVVVLGSGGDYSLANVWCEVLEEELSFFRQSLHNIDGWARKVATPLVRKSLLEEGYEGLLDAAANLEEAFGQWQASRPAAQATAGWGEAALAYDNDCDGQRQAFEPWIAMALGLGRQGPRYTATSDTVLMPFDWLSRMQEDLQRPLPYDRSESLQIPEAAVVRSGQSFLDTVSRYLDWDDRGQTFAFWRPEARWSEEKGDEWAGFCYEYTLEADMKLVKGFLKKLGLPERLWKTLRRRADGFLAPLTVRLYLDQQGRRVRHPELLEILDQPFSKARDINLIKGRVKQLHEVIGVEDWKDACGKTYEASLKLLEKDAWYQELVPAACEALEKDTAQRAKAWNEAGRTDLAEQEIALSRALAAGMKKPAVRLLAAGCIIVSGRKP; encoded by the coding sequence ATGAGCGTGAAGGAGATGCAGGCGCTAAAAAAGGGGTATTTTGTCAAGGAAGCCGGCAATGTTCTGGGGACTGGGAAAATCAAGGATATACGAGCAGGCAGCGTGGTGGTGGAGTTCTTTTCTTCGCCTGTTAGTCGCCAGGATGTAGAAATCCCTTTTGAGTCGCTTCGTCCATTAGGACGGTTGCAGCCTAAAACGCGTTGCTTTGTATACATAGAAGCGCTGGGGCGTTGGTACGCAGGCAGGGTAGAACAATTTGACGCAGCCAGCGGCGAATATCAAGTGAAATTTCCGGAAGGGACGCTGCCGGGCAATTTGCGCATGTTGCCTGTGCCGACGGAAGATGTGTATGTGCGCTGGAACCGGCCTCTTGGAGACGCAGTCTCCATGCTGGCGGAAACGCTGCAAGAGACGGCTTTTTTGCGTGAAACCAGGGCGTCTTTTGTGAGAGGGCTTTTAGAACAGAGAGCGGCGACACGAGGCGTTACAGGTCTTTTGTCCGCCAAAGTACAGGTAGTTCCAGAACAGATTGAAGCGGTGTGGGAGCTTGTTAGCGGCGTTTCTCAGCGGCGGGTGCTGGCAGCGCCTCCTGGCTGGGGGAAAACGATAGCTGCCGGTGCGGTGGTGCGCCAATTTTTGCTGGATGACCCTGCAGGCAAAGTGTTGTTGGTGGTGCCTCCGCTGATGGTTGCTTTCTGGGAAGAAATGCTGCGTAAACATTTTTACTTGCAACCGAACGACCCGCGCTTAAAGCTGATTGCCGCTGATCGGGCGGTGACGGCTAAAGACTTTGTTTTGAAGCAGCGCCCAGGCTTGGTCGTTTTTGATGACGCGCAACTTGTGGCCGCGGATGTATTAACGAAAGACGAAGCGGCGCAGCGGCGTTACCGTTTTTATGCGGCTGTCGCGCAACAGGCCGAGCGGGTGCTCTTGACAACACCATTGGCCTCGCAAGAACAGGAAGCTTTATATTGGGCGATGTTTCACTTGGTGGATCGAGACGCCTATCCGTTGGAACAGTTACCGGAGGCGGCAGCGCTCTGGGGGAAAAAGGCAGAGCCGCGCTTGTTGGAAATTGGCGGGGTCGAATTGCCGCTAGGCCGACAGACCGGGAAGGTAAAAGTGCTGCAAGTGGCGGGAGAAGCCGCGGAAGAACTGGAAGAAACGCTGGAACAATGGCGTTTGCTCATGAAAAAAGCGATGGAGAGCGATGCGGATCTGGCGCAGCATCGCCAATTGGTGGAAGTTCTATATTTGGCGTTTGCGGAATGCGCCGGCAGCAGCTACAAGTTGTTAAAAGAATTAGTAGGATGCCGTTTGGGACGGCAGACGCCGGCGCAGCTGGAAGAAGAGCTGCCGAAAACTTGGCTGCATTTGTGTCGGAAGATGCCCTTGTTAGAGGGAGAAGAAGCTCTCTTGCAGCGCCTTGACGCATTGACGCCCGACTCTGACGAAGCTGAACCTAGATTGGCTTCATTGGCTGCCTATATCAAGACGCTGCCGAAGGCTCGCAAGGTGGCCATCTTTACGCGTTTTGCCGCCACTTGTCAGACGGTAACTGAAGAATTGAGCAAGCTTTTGGGGGCTAAAGCCGTGGCGCAAGTGCACCGGGCGCAAACGGTTCGCGAGGTCCAAGCGGCGCAAGTGCGCTTTCGGGATGAGGCTTCCTGCCAAGTGCTGGTGTTGGATCCGCGGGGCGAAGACTATTGCGACTTGGGTCACGCCCAGATGGTGGTGCATTTTGATTTGCCCTTTGATTTGCGTCGTCTAGAACGGCGCATGTCGCGAGTGGAACGGCGTAATCGTTCGGAAACTTTGCAAACCGTAGTTGTTCTCGGTTCGGGCGGCGATTATTCTCTGGCCAATGTTTGGTGCGAGGTACTGGAAGAAGAGTTGTCTTTTTTTCGCCAGTCTCTTCACAACATAGATGGCTGGGCGAGAAAGGTAGCTACGCCGTTGGTGCGTAAGTCGCTTCTTGAAGAAGGCTATGAAGGTCTTTTAGATGCCGCCGCAAACTTGGAAGAGGCTTTTGGTCAATGGCAAGCCTCTCGTCCGGCTGCGCAAGCGACGGCTGGTTGGGGCGAAGCGGCCCTCGCGTATGATAATGATTGCGATGGTCAGCGTCAAGCCTTTGAACCTTGGATTGCCATGGCGCTGGGGCTAGGTCGTCAAGGGCCTCGTTATACCGCAACAAGCGATACGGTGTTGATGCCCTTTGATTGGCTCAGCCGCATGCAAGAAGATTTGCAGCGGCCGCTGCCGTATGACCGGAGCGAGTCTTTGCAGATTCCAGAAGCTGCGGTAGTTCGTTCAGGTCAGTCTTTTTTGGATACGGTGTCGCGCTACTTGGATTGGGATGACCGAGGGCAAACTTTTGCTTTTTGGCGTCCGGAGGCGCGGTGGAGCGAGGAAAAAGGCGATGAATGGGCTGGGTTTTGCTATGAATATACGCTGGAAGCGGATATGAAGCTTGTTAAAGGCTTTTTAAAGAAGTTGGGCCTGCCGGAACGTTTGTGGAAAACGCTCCGTCGCCGTGCGGATGGCTTTTTGGCGCCGTTGACGGTGCGGTTATATTTGGATCAGCAAGGACGGCGTGTGCGCCATCCGGAGCTTTTGGAAATTTTAGATCAGCCCTTTAGCAAGGCCCGTGATATTAACTTGATTAAGGGGCGGGTCAAACAGCTTCATGAGGTAATTGGCGTTGAGGATTGGAAGGATGCTTGCGGTAAAACCTACGAAGCTTCCTTGAAACTGTTGGAAAAAGACGCCTGGTATCAGGAGTTGGTACCGGCTGCGTGTGAAGCGCTGGAAAAAGACACGGCTCAGCGAGCTAAAGCTTGGAATGAAGCAGGCCGAACAGACTTGGCGGAGCAGGAAATTGCTCTTTCCCGGGCGCTGGCGGCGGGTATGAAGAAGCCGGCTGTGCGCCTCTTGGCGGCAGGCTGCATTATTGTCTCTGGCCGCAAACCTTAA
- the lexA gene encoding transcriptional repressor LexA, translated as MPRKRTGDKPAEILSFIRERLRTNGYPPSIREIGSAVGLSSSSTVHGYLNRLEEDGLIRRDPTKPRAIELVAESPWRQKEMIPVPLVGRVTAGLPVLAEENIEDTFPLPASLLGRGNEDLFMLTVSGESMINVGIHDGDFLLVRPCDSAKNGDIVVALVDGEEATVKRFWKDGKQILLKPENDAMEPIRPEHVDILGHVVGLFRKF; from the coding sequence ATGCCACGCAAGCGCACCGGCGACAAGCCGGCTGAAATTCTCAGCTTTATCCGCGAACGACTGCGGACCAACGGCTATCCCCCTTCCATCCGCGAGATCGGCTCCGCTGTCGGACTCAGCTCCAGTTCCACAGTCCATGGCTACTTAAACCGTCTGGAAGAAGACGGCCTCATCCGCCGGGATCCTACCAAGCCCCGCGCTATTGAACTTGTTGCCGAATCTCCCTGGCGGCAAAAGGAAATGATTCCCGTTCCTTTAGTAGGCCGTGTTACCGCTGGCTTGCCCGTTCTGGCGGAAGAAAATATTGAAGATACGTTTCCCTTGCCCGCATCCTTATTAGGCCGAGGCAACGAGGACCTGTTCATGCTCACCGTCAGCGGCGAGAGTATGATCAATGTCGGTATTCATGACGGTGACTTCCTCCTCGTCCGCCCCTGTGACAGCGCCAAAAACGGCGATATTGTCGTGGCCTTAGTCGACGGCGAAGAAGCCACCGTCAAGCGCTTCTGGAAAGACGGCAAGCAGATTCTACTCAAACCGGAAAACGACGCCATGGAGCCCATCCGTCCAGAGCATGTGGACATTCTCGGCCATGTAGTCGGCCTGTTCCGTAAATTCTGA
- a CDS encoding DUF4931 domain-containing protein: MVHTHLVFDTGIGRRKPENIVHKEASCPFCDRRGLSGILAEEGPVLWLKNKYPVFPDAYQTVLVESYTCEEELSTYAPDHLQAVVGFGLEKWRELSRSGQFRSVLFFKNHGPCSGGSMRHPHMQIVGLDHIDYQHSMEEEAFHGIPIWQNGEVEVNLSTRPRVGFFEFNILLQKEGAIAPFAHGIQSVAHYILNHFHRHCSSYNLFFYECGGAVRAKMMPRFVLSPVYVGYGIPQVSSQVEEVAEFVRTLYFAKKTY; the protein is encoded by the coding sequence ATGGTCCATACGCATCTTGTTTTTGATACAGGCATTGGGCGGCGGAAGCCGGAAAATATTGTGCATAAGGAAGCGTCTTGTCCGTTTTGCGATCGCCGCGGCCTAAGTGGCATTTTGGCGGAAGAGGGCCCGGTCCTTTGGCTTAAAAACAAATATCCTGTTTTTCCGGATGCTTACCAGACGGTGCTGGTGGAAAGCTATACTTGCGAAGAAGAGTTATCAACCTATGCACCGGATCATTTACAGGCAGTGGTCGGCTTTGGCCTTGAAAAGTGGCGCGAATTGTCTCGGAGCGGGCAATTTCGGTCCGTTTTGTTTTTCAAGAATCATGGTCCTTGCTCCGGGGGGTCTATGCGGCATCCCCATATGCAGATTGTCGGTTTGGATCATATTGACTATCAGCACAGCATGGAGGAGGAAGCGTTTCATGGCATTCCTATCTGGCAGAATGGCGAGGTAGAAGTGAATCTGTCTACACGTCCGAGGGTAGGTTTCTTTGAATTTAATATTTTGTTGCAGAAAGAAGGGGCGATTGCTCCGTTTGCCCATGGTATTCAGTCTGTGGCGCATTATATTTTGAATCATTTTCATCGACATTGCAGCAGCTATAATTTGTTCTTTTATGAATGCGGCGGTGCGGTGCGGGCGAAAATGATGCCGCGTTTTGTCTTGTCGCCAGTTTATGTAGGTTACGGAATTCCGCAGGTTTCCAGTCAGGTGGAAGAGGTGGCGGAATTTGTGCGTACCCTGTATTTTGCCAAAAAAACATATTGA
- a CDS encoding dicarboxylate/amino acid:cation symporter has product MAEEKKSGGIGLTTQIFIGLILGVLFGYLFPSYGEQLKPIGDIFIRMIKMIVVPLIFSSLIMGIAGTGDFKKLGRLGAKSILWFELATTVALFVGLLVVNVFEPGVGVQIVSSDAASAAAAAKKSIDMTDMLIKLVPTNAVDAAARGDMLQIIVFSCFFGVATAAMGEKGKPVLQVATSIAEVMFKFTHYVMCLAPIGIFAMIAFTVGKFGLGMLIPLMKLIGSLYFALIFFLFLVFLMATIIFRINFFQLLRAIKDPLMLAFSTASSEAALPSAMEKLEKFGVPRHIITFVLPTGYTFNLDGSTLYSALAVVFIAQVYGIHFPIETQLLMVITLMLSTKGIAAVPGASLIVIAGTAAAFGLPVEGIAIILGVDRILDMARTACNLVGNCVAAVVVARWENELPDEVLKVAYTKDYSD; this is encoded by the coding sequence ATGGCAGAAGAAAAGAAATCTGGCGGTATTGGTCTTACTACACAAATCTTCATCGGTCTCATTTTAGGCGTTCTTTTCGGCTATCTCTTTCCTTCCTACGGTGAACAGCTTAAACCCATTGGCGACATCTTTATTCGTATGATTAAGATGATCGTGGTGCCGTTGATCTTCAGTTCGTTGATCATGGGCATTGCGGGCACAGGCGACTTCAAAAAATTGGGTCGTTTGGGCGCGAAATCCATTTTGTGGTTTGAATTGGCAACCACGGTGGCTCTTTTTGTAGGTCTGCTGGTAGTTAACGTCTTTGAACCCGGCGTAGGCGTGCAGATCGTTTCGAGCGATGCTGCATCAGCTGCGGCTGCTGCAAAAAAATCCATCGATATGACGGACATGCTGATTAAATTGGTTCCTACTAATGCGGTAGATGCGGCGGCGCGCGGCGATATGCTGCAAATTATCGTGTTTTCCTGTTTCTTTGGCGTAGCAACAGCTGCAATGGGCGAAAAGGGCAAACCGGTTTTGCAAGTCGCCACCAGCATTGCGGAAGTTATGTTCAAATTTACCCACTACGTCATGTGCTTGGCGCCGATCGGTATTTTTGCCATGATCGCGTTCACGGTTGGCAAATTCGGCCTGGGCATGCTGATTCCGTTGATGAAACTGATCGGCTCCTTGTATTTCGCTCTGATCTTCTTCCTCTTCTTGGTCTTCTTGATGGCGACGATTATCTTCCGGATCAACTTCTTCCAGTTGCTGCGGGCCATTAAAGATCCTCTCATGTTGGCCTTCTCAACAGCTTCCAGCGAAGCGGCTTTGCCGTCGGCGATGGAAAAACTGGAGAAATTCGGTGTTCCACGTCATATCATCACCTTTGTGTTGCCTACAGGTTATACCTTTAACTTGGACGGCTCCACTCTCTACAGCGCTTTGGCAGTTGTTTTTATTGCCCAGGTGTACGGTATTCACTTCCCGATTGAAACCCAGTTGCTGATGGTTATCACCTTGATGCTTTCCACTAAAGGTATCGCTGCTGTTCCGGGGGCATCCCTCATCGTTATCGCCGGTACTGCTGCTGCTTTCGGATTGCCTGTTGAAGGTATCGCCATTATCCTCGGCGTGGACCGCATTCTCGACATGGCTCGTACCGCCTGCAACTTGGTTGGTAACTGCGTAGCTGCTGTTGTTGTGGCCCGTTGGGAAAACGAACTGCCTGACGAAGTGCTGAAGGTAGCTTACACGAAAGATTATAGTGACTAA
- a CDS encoding sensor histidine kinase: protein MLGSSYLSLWQTMLLVTTFFALGGMITVHPFNSPFQLSFAPVIFSSLLMYFRRLSVEYTAFFGSIVMVILRVVTDVSTSNMELMEILLERAPTFFFYIIYSIGFNLTRVRDQRDNVLMTVMLLTLCDGFSNAAELAMRGELFSRPVDVTFGILAGVAIARAVMAVFICYGLREAQAVALAEEQVAHYNELTLLIAQLKAELFYLRKSSRDIEQVMVDSYGLYQEMQNCQCREQERQLLVADQALAIARNIHEVKKDYQRVVAGIEKVLEPSEGDRKSLLSGIFQLIEQNARRVLAQRGADVSLQFECRQDFWTDQHYVIVSILNNLLINAIEACGDKGAIQVSESIEKDTVIFEVQDSGCGIAEADRELIFQPGYSTKFDRRTGAMSTGLGLSHVQNLTKLLGGQVVVTSGETGGAHFYISIPTVRLIA, encoded by the coding sequence ATGTTAGGATCGTCATATCTGTCCTTGTGGCAAACAATGCTGCTTGTGACAACTTTCTTTGCCCTTGGCGGCATGATCACCGTACATCCTTTCAACAGCCCCTTTCAGCTGTCCTTTGCCCCGGTGATTTTTAGCTCTTTGTTAATGTACTTTCGCCGTCTTTCGGTGGAATATACCGCTTTTTTCGGCAGCATTGTCATGGTCATTTTGCGGGTAGTAACGGATGTATCCACCTCCAATATGGAACTCATGGAAATTTTGCTGGAGCGGGCGCCGACCTTTTTCTTTTATATTATCTACTCTATTGGTTTTAATTTGACTCGAGTAAGAGATCAGCGGGACAATGTGCTGATGACCGTCATGCTGCTGACTCTTTGTGATGGCTTTTCCAATGCAGCGGAGCTGGCTATGCGGGGCGAACTTTTCAGTCGTCCCGTTGATGTGACCTTTGGCATTTTGGCGGGCGTGGCTATTGCCAGGGCGGTGATGGCGGTCTTCATCTGCTACGGCCTGCGGGAAGCTCAGGCGGTGGCGTTGGCGGAAGAACAAGTGGCTCATTACAATGAGTTGACCCTGCTGATTGCCCAGCTCAAGGCGGAGTTGTTTTATTTGCGCAAATCCTCCCGGGATATTGAGCAGGTTATGGTGGATAGTTACGGCTTGTATCAGGAGATGCAGAATTGCCAGTGCCGGGAGCAAGAACGCCAATTGTTGGTAGCGGATCAGGCTCTGGCGATTGCTCGTAATATTCACGAAGTAAAAAAAGATTACCAGAGAGTTGTCGCTGGCATTGAAAAGGTACTGGAACCATCCGAAGGCGATCGCAAGAGCTTATTATCCGGCATCTTTCAGCTGATTGAGCAAAACGCCAGGCGGGTGCTGGCGCAGCGTGGGGCTGACGTCTCGTTGCAGTTTGAATGTCGTCAGGATTTTTGGACGGATCAGCACTATGTTATTGTGTCGATTTTGAACAATTTACTGATTAACGCCATTGAAGCCTGCGGCGATAAAGGGGCGATTCAAGTCAGTGAATCCATAGAAAAGGATACGGTTATTTTTGAAGTGCAAGACAGCGGCTGCGGTATTGCGGAGGCGGACCGGGAGCTTATTTTTCAGCCGGGTTATTCGACCAAGTTTGATCGCCGTACTGGCGCTATGTCTACCGGCTTGGGCTTGTCTCATGTACAGAATCTGACCAAGCTTCTGGGGGGGCAAGTGGTGGTGACATCCGGCGAGACCGGAGGAGCTCATTTTTATATTTCAATCCCAACTGTTCGGTTGATTGCCTGA
- a CDS encoding response regulator translates to MTLRLVIVDDDAGVRRILKNIIAEYRLGTVLGECSDGLSAERVIADFQPDLALVDLLLPGQDGLTLIDHVSPSLPNTTFIMISQSESQQMITKAYERGVSFFIRKPINVVEVVKVIERVGESQRLRQALSLISETATRITGPVQGGHGENAENTLRSRVYRSFSDVGILGETGAKTIFQMIEHIAPLLADGTSEYQLSDMYQQISEKTSTDTKTIEQRVRRTITKALQNMANLGAEDYDNEKFQTYSTALFDFKEVRQEMNYIQGKSPYHGKISVRKFLEGLIYLAQD, encoded by the coding sequence ATGACATTGCGTTTGGTGATTGTAGACGACGATGCAGGGGTGCGCCGGATTTTGAAAAACATTATTGCCGAGTACCGCCTGGGAACGGTGCTGGGCGAGTGTAGCGACGGACTTTCGGCGGAAAGAGTCATTGCAGACTTTCAACCGGACTTGGCTTTGGTGGACTTGCTGCTTCCAGGGCAAGACGGTTTGACCTTGATTGATCATGTAAGCCCTTCCTTGCCCAATACGACCTTTATTATGATTTCTCAAAGCGAAAGCCAGCAAATGATTACGAAGGCATACGAACGAGGCGTTAGCTTTTTCATTCGCAAACCCATCAATGTGGTGGAAGTAGTAAAGGTTATTGAGCGGGTAGGGGAAAGTCAACGTTTGCGGCAAGCCTTGTCGTTGATTTCTGAAACGGCGACCCGAATTACCGGGCCGGTGCAGGGCGGACATGGAGAAAATGCGGAAAACACCCTGCGCTCTCGCGTTTATCGCAGTTTTTCCGATGTAGGTATTTTGGGAGAGACCGGCGCAAAAACGATTTTTCAAATGATTGAGCATATTGCGCCTCTTCTGGCGGACGGAACCAGCGAGTATCAGTTGAGTGACATGTATCAGCAAATTTCGGAAAAAACTTCTACCGATACCAAAACCATAGAGCAGCGCGTCCGGCGGACGATTACTAAAGCGTTGCAAAATATGGCGAATCTCGGTGCGGAAGATTATGATAACGAAAAGTTTCAGACCTACAGTACGGCTCTTTTTGATTTTAAGGAAGTGCGCCAGGAAATGAACTACATTCAAGGGAAAAGTCCGTATCACGGGAAAATCAGCGTGCGCAAATTTTTAGAGGGACTTATCTATTTAGCGCAGGATTAG
- a CDS encoding Asp23/Gls24 family envelope stress response protein gives MEIAGKTIIREEVFAQLALGAMEKLEVMPVAAAEGTLLEKAKALLSRMGPRIVVKKDEENRTVILELGIAVPYGTFIPEIAARIRQQVAAEIRKVTCWEVERIDVLVERLVFTATPGKEDWPEWPPVM, from the coding sequence ATGGAAATCGCAGGCAAGACGATTATCCGGGAAGAGGTATTTGCACAGCTGGCGCTGGGCGCCATGGAAAAGCTGGAGGTTATGCCGGTAGCGGCAGCCGAGGGGACGCTGCTGGAAAAGGCCAAGGCGCTTTTAAGCCGCATGGGACCCCGAATTGTGGTTAAAAAAGACGAGGAAAACCGAACGGTGATTTTGGAGCTAGGCATTGCCGTGCCTTATGGGACCTTTATTCCAGAGATTGCTGCGCGCATTCGTCAACAGGTGGCTGCTGAAATTCGCAAGGTAACCTGCTGGGAAGTAGAACGTATAGATGTGCTTGTGGAGCGCTTGGTTTTTACGGCGACGCCGGGAAAGGAAGATTGGCCCGAATGGCCGCCGGTTATGTAG